Proteins found in one Pseudomonas sp. P8_241 genomic segment:
- a CDS encoding DMT family transporter: protein MSTLHWAGLLLLAAFAGAVVPFQSAINVNLGRGLGHPLWATLASLVVSILVLLPIMLALRLPLPSLAFISKAPLWIWAGGAFGACFISLALVLLPRLGASGFMALALAGQVVASMLLDHFGWFGLVERHVTLPKVFGAVLLIVGVVLIQFGDAVGKAVVATS from the coding sequence ATGAGTACGTTGCACTGGGCTGGCCTTTTACTGCTGGCCGCATTCGCCGGGGCGGTGGTGCCGTTTCAGAGTGCGATCAATGTCAACCTTGGCCGCGGATTGGGTCATCCGTTGTGGGCTACCCTCGCTTCACTCGTGGTGAGCATTCTGGTGCTGTTGCCGATCATGTTGGCGTTGCGTTTGCCGTTGCCGTCACTGGCATTTATCAGCAAGGCGCCGTTGTGGATATGGGCCGGTGGCGCGTTCGGGGCGTGTTTTATTTCATTGGCGCTGGTGCTGCTGCCCAGGCTCGGGGCTTCGGGGTTCATGGCATTGGCACTCGCGGGGCAAGTGGTGGCGTCGATGTTACTCGACCACTTTGGCTGGTTTGGATTGGTGGAACGGCACGTGACATTACCCAAGGTGTTTGGAGCGGTGTTGTTGATTGTGGGGGTGGTGTTGATTCAGTTTGGTGATGCGGTGGGGAAAGCAGTGGTAGCGACTTCTTGA
- a CDS encoding hydroxymethylglutaryl-CoA lyase gives MITDYSERLIVQEVSARDGLQIEPTWVETVDKIALIDQLSQAGFSRIEAGSFVSPKAIPALRDGESVFKGIARKPGVIYVALIPNLKGAQRALACSADELNLVMSASQTHNLANMRMRCEDSLAAFGEIVQFVGDSPVRLNGSIATTFGCPFEGKIDEDRVLQIVEVYQELGIQGITLADTTGMANPRQVDRLVRRVLQRVSPADLTLHFHNTRGLGLCNVLAAYEAGARRFDAALGGLGGCPFAPGASGNICTEDLVNLCDEIGIQTGIDLPLLLKLSRGLPALLGHEVPGQLAKAGRNCDLHPIPT, from the coding sequence ATGATCACCGATTATTCCGAGCGCCTGATCGTTCAGGAAGTGTCTGCGCGTGACGGCCTGCAGATCGAACCGACCTGGGTTGAAACCGTGGATAAGATCGCCTTGATCGATCAACTGTCGCAAGCCGGTTTCAGTCGTATCGAAGCGGGTTCGTTTGTCTCGCCCAAGGCTATTCCCGCATTGCGCGATGGTGAGTCGGTGTTCAAGGGCATCGCCCGCAAACCGGGAGTGATCTATGTTGCATTGATCCCCAACCTTAAAGGTGCGCAACGGGCACTGGCCTGTAGCGCCGATGAGTTGAACCTTGTGATGTCCGCCAGCCAGACCCACAACCTGGCGAACATGCGCATGCGTTGTGAAGATTCGTTGGCCGCGTTCGGTGAGATTGTGCAGTTCGTTGGCGACAGTCCGGTGCGACTCAACGGCAGCATCGCCACCACCTTCGGTTGCCCTTTCGAGGGCAAGATCGACGAGGACCGTGTGCTGCAAATCGTCGAGGTCTACCAGGAACTCGGCATCCAGGGCATCACGCTGGCCGACACCACGGGGATGGCCAATCCGCGTCAGGTCGATCGCCTCGTGCGTCGGGTGTTGCAGCGGGTTTCGCCTGCGGACCTGACCCTGCATTTTCACAACACTCGAGGCCTTGGCCTGTGCAACGTGTTGGCCGCTTACGAGGCCGGCGCTCGACGTTTCGATGCGGCACTTGGCGGGCTTGGCGGTTGCCCGTTCGCACCGGGAGCCTCGGGCAATATCTGCACCGAAGACCTGGTCAATCTATGCGATGAAATCGGTATTCAAACCGGTATCGATTTGCCGTTATTGCTCAAGCTATCCCGAGGATTGCCAGCGCTGCTGGGGCACGAGGTTCCCGGTCAACTGGCCAAGGCCGGACGCAACTGCGATCTGCATCCGATCCCTACCTGA
- a CDS encoding CaiB/BaiF CoA-transferase family protein has product MTAPLSAIKVIEIGTLIAAPFAARMLAEFGAEVIKIEAMGQGDPLRKWRKLHEGTSLWWYLQSRNKKSLALNLKSPEGIELVKQLATSADVLIENLRPGALEKLGLGWDVLHALNPDLTLVRISGYGQTGPYRDRPGFGAIGEAMGGIRYTTGTPGSPPARVGVSLGDSLASLHAVIGALMSLLRVKTGQGGGQIVDVSLAESVFNVMESLVPEYDMLGHVRERSGGALPGIAPSNTYLTADGAYVVIAGNSDPIYKRLMQTIGRSDLAEAPEFAHNDGRAAKSGLLDAAITHWTSSLPIDDVLAALEAAEVPAGRIYSVADIVADPHYQARDMLLNAELPGGAMVKMPGIVPKLSETPGGVNWSGPGLGQHTDSVLVQLGLTVADIERLKTEGVVQ; this is encoded by the coding sequence ATGACTGCCCCCTTGAGTGCAATCAAAGTGATCGAGATCGGCACGCTGATCGCCGCGCCATTCGCTGCCCGCATGCTCGCCGAGTTCGGCGCCGAGGTGATCAAGATCGAAGCCATGGGCCAGGGTGATCCCTTGCGCAAATGGCGCAAGCTGCACGAAGGCACTTCGTTGTGGTGGTACCTGCAATCACGTAACAAGAAATCGTTGGCGCTGAATCTCAAATCCCCCGAAGGCATCGAACTGGTCAAACAACTGGCAACCAGCGCCGATGTACTGATCGAAAACCTGCGTCCCGGCGCGCTGGAGAAACTCGGCCTTGGCTGGGACGTGCTGCATGCCCTCAATCCCGATCTGACCCTGGTGCGGATTTCCGGTTACGGCCAGACAGGCCCGTACCGCGACCGTCCGGGTTTCGGCGCGATCGGCGAGGCCATGGGCGGGATTCGCTACACCACCGGCACCCCCGGTTCGCCACCGGCAAGAGTGGGTGTCAGCCTTGGCGATTCCCTGGCGTCGCTGCACGCGGTGATCGGCGCGCTGATGTCGCTGCTGCGGGTCAAGACCGGGCAGGGCGGTGGGCAGATCGTTGATGTGTCGCTGGCCGAAAGCGTGTTTAACGTCATGGAAAGCCTGGTGCCCGAATACGACATGCTTGGCCATGTGCGTGAACGCAGTGGCGGTGCTTTACCGGGAATCGCACCTTCCAATACTTACCTCACTGCCGATGGCGCCTACGTGGTCATCGCCGGTAACAGCGATCCGATCTACAAGCGTCTGATGCAAACCATTGGCCGCTCCGATCTGGCCGAGGCGCCGGAATTCGCCCATAACGACGGGCGTGCAGCCAAGAGCGGTTTGCTCGATGCTGCCATCACTCACTGGACGAGTAGCCTGCCCATCGACGACGTGCTGGCCGCGCTGGAAGCCGCCGAAGTGCCCGCCGGGCGCATCTACTCCGTGGCCGATATCGTCGCCGATCCGCACTATCAAGCACGAGACATGCTGCTCAACGCCGAGCTGCCCGGAGGTGCCATGGTGAAGATGCCGGGCATCGTGCCGAAACTCTCCGAAACCCCCGGTGGCGTGAATTGGTCCGGGCCTGGCCTGGGTCAGCACACCGACAGTGTCCTTGTGCAATTGGGTCTGACAGTGGCCGACATCGAACGTCTGAAAACAGAAGGAGTGGTGCAATGA
- a CDS encoding MFS transporter — MSLNALEASASPSVSHDEEKALVSKVAWRLMPLIMVCYLFAFFDRINISFAKFQLQTDLSLSDTAYGLGAGLFVVGYVIFEVPSNMMLYKVGARRWIARIMMSWGLATALMVFVNSEWQFYALRFVIGAMEAGFAPGVLYYLTLWFPQHYRGRITSMLFLSSAFAGLVGAPFSGLVLQHLDGVLQMRGWHWLFLLGGVPCIGLGLLVLTLLKDRIEDAHWLTPSEKTLLASRIAHHEPHKSGGSLLAALRIPGFLTLGLIYFLIQVASYGLNFWAPQLIRSAGTESPVMIGLLTAIPYICGAISMVVIGRLSDATGERRKFVAGLVAVGAIGFFCAGIFADHTTFLIVALGLLGAGIIASIPSFWTLPPKLLAGAGAGAAGGIAVINTLGQFGGIVSPVMVGRIKDLTGSTTPALYVIGVCALIAVALLMWGLPQKLRTLDKF; from the coding sequence ATGAGCCTGAATGCACTGGAGGCGAGCGCGAGCCCGTCCGTTAGCCACGACGAAGAAAAAGCCCTGGTCAGCAAAGTCGCCTGGCGATTGATGCCCTTGATCATGGTCTGTTACCTGTTCGCGTTTTTCGACCGAATCAACATCAGCTTCGCCAAGTTTCAGCTACAAACCGACCTGAGCCTGAGCGACACCGCTTACGGCCTCGGTGCCGGGTTGTTCGTGGTCGGTTACGTGATTTTCGAAGTGCCAAGCAACATGATGCTGTACAAGGTCGGCGCCCGTCGCTGGATCGCCCGGATCATGATGTCCTGGGGCCTGGCCACGGCACTGATGGTCTTCGTCAACAGCGAATGGCAGTTCTATGCCCTGCGCTTCGTGATTGGCGCGATGGAAGCGGGTTTTGCGCCGGGCGTGCTGTATTACCTGACGCTCTGGTTTCCGCAACACTACCGCGGTCGCATCACGTCGATGCTGTTTCTGTCGTCGGCGTTTGCCGGTCTGGTGGGGGCGCCGTTCTCCGGTCTGGTGCTGCAACACCTCGACGGTGTGCTGCAAATGCGTGGCTGGCATTGGCTGTTCCTGCTCGGCGGTGTGCCGTGCATCGGCCTCGGTTTGCTGGTGCTGACCTTGCTCAAGGACCGCATCGAAGACGCCCATTGGTTGACGCCGTCGGAGAAGACGCTGCTGGCCAGCCGTATCGCTCATCACGAACCGCACAAGAGTGGCGGCTCACTGCTTGCGGCGCTGCGGATTCCGGGGTTTCTGACACTGGGGCTGATCTACTTTCTGATTCAGGTTGCGTCCTATGGACTGAATTTCTGGGCCCCGCAATTGATCCGCAGTGCAGGTACCGAGAGCCCGGTGATGATTGGTCTGCTGACGGCCATTCCGTACATCTGTGGCGCCATCAGCATGGTGGTTATCGGACGGTTGTCCGACGCGACGGGTGAGCGGCGCAAATTCGTTGCAGGTCTGGTGGCCGTGGGTGCGATTGGCTTCTTCTGCGCCGGGATCTTTGCCGATCACACGACCTTTCTGATCGTCGCCCTGGGCTTGCTAGGTGCCGGGATTATCGCCTCCATCCCGAGCTTCTGGACCTTGCCGCCAAAACTGCTGGCCGGTGCTGGCGCAGGTGCCGCGGGCGGGATCGCGGTGATCAACACGTTGGGCCAGTTCGGCGGTATCGTCAGCCCGGTCATGGTCGGACGGATCAAGGACCTGACCGGCAGCACTACGCCGGCGCTGTATGTGATTGGTGTGTGTGCGCTGATCGCCGTGGCGCTGCTGATGTGGGGGTTGCCGCAGAAGCTGCGCACCCTCGACAAGTTTTAA
- a CDS encoding LysR family transcriptional regulator produces MLQKSLIRRLDLITLQLFVAVHEEGTLTRAATREAIAVSAASKRLMELEEALGISLFVRQAKGMTLTPAGETLLHHARQMLFNVEKMGLEMGEHSHGVRGYVRMLANLSAIIQFLPEDLRDFSERHPQVKTDLEERPSAGVIQGVLDGVADLGICSIDSDVKGLHSVLYRQDKLVVLMPSHHPLASRSSLAFADTLDSDYVGLHAASSINMRTHAAARESGKVLRLRIHVPGFDAMCRMVQANMGIGILPHKAYELFGRALGLHAVPLTDQWSDRALILVVRDEALLSPVSRMLFEHLKSTSPP; encoded by the coding sequence ATGCTGCAAAAAAGCCTGATCCGTCGTCTCGACCTGATCACTCTGCAACTCTTCGTCGCCGTGCATGAAGAGGGTACGCTGACCCGTGCGGCGACCCGTGAAGCCATTGCGGTGTCGGCGGCGAGCAAGCGTCTGATGGAGCTTGAAGAGGCGCTGGGCATCAGCCTGTTTGTGCGTCAGGCCAAGGGCATGACGTTGACGCCGGCCGGCGAAACCCTGCTGCACCATGCGCGGCAGATGCTGTTCAACGTCGAGAAGATGGGCCTTGAAATGGGCGAGCACAGCCACGGTGTGCGCGGTTACGTGCGGATGCTCGCCAATCTGTCGGCGATCATTCAGTTTTTGCCCGAAGACCTGCGCGATTTTTCCGAGCGTCATCCGCAGGTCAAGACTGACCTTGAAGAGCGGCCAAGCGCCGGGGTAATCCAGGGGGTGCTGGATGGCGTGGCGGATCTCGGGATCTGTTCCATCGACAGTGACGTCAAGGGGTTGCACAGCGTGTTGTATCGTCAGGACAAACTGGTGGTGTTGATGCCGTCGCATCATCCGTTGGCGAGCCGTTCGAGCCTGGCTTTTGCCGACACCCTGGACAGCGATTACGTCGGTCTGCACGCCGCCAGTTCGATCAACATGCGCACCCATGCGGCGGCGCGTGAATCCGGCAAAGTGTTGCGCCTGCGCATTCACGTGCCGGGGTTTGATGCGATGTGCCGGATGGTTCAGGCCAACATGGGCATCGGCATTTTGCCGCACAAGGCTTACGAGCTGTTTGGTCGGGCGTTGGGATTGCATGCGGTGCCGTTGACGGATCAATGGTCGGATCGGGCGTTGATTCTGGTGGTGCGCGATGAGGCGTTGCTGTCGCCGGTGAGCCGGATGTTGTTTGAGCATTTAAAAAGTACCTCTCCCCCGTAG